From a single Myotis daubentonii chromosome 5, mMyoDau2.1, whole genome shotgun sequence genomic region:
- the MMAA gene encoding methylmalonic aciduria type A protein, mitochondrial has product MNIPVLLHPHQCFLKGLLRTPFRRYHFILHSRTHLGLGGPCARLSDSLGLPCTKWMLPSNGLKRQLCVQTTLKEHTEGLSDKEQRLVDKLYTGLIQGQRACLAEAITLIESTHHRKKELAQVLLQKVLVYHKEQEQLNKGKPRAFRVGLSGPPGAGKSTFIEYFGKMLTERGHKLSVLAVDPSSCTSGGSLLGDKTRMTELSRDMNAYIRPSPTRGTLGGVTRTTNEAILLCEGGGYDIILIETVGVGQSEFAVADMVDMFVLLLPPAGGDELQGIKRGIIEMADLVAITKSDGDLVVPARRIQAEYVSALKLLRKRSEVWRPKVVRISSRTGEGIAEMWDKMREFRDLMLASGELTARRQKQQKIWMWNLIQESVLEHFRTHPTVRGQIPLLERKVLSGALSPGLAADVLLKAFKAETNEM; this is encoded by the exons ATGAACATCCCAGTGCTGCTCCATCCTCACCAGTGCTTCCTGAAAGGCCTTTTGCGAACACCTTTCCGACGTTACCACTTCATCTTGCACTCAAGAACTCACCTCGGATTAGGAGGCCCATGTGCTCGGCTATCTGATTCTCTTGGACTTCCTTGTACAAAGTGGATGCTGCCGTCCAATGGTTTAAAGAGACAGTTATGTGTACAAACAACTTTAAAGGAACATACAGAAGGGCTTTCTGATAAAGAACAGAGACTTGTGGATAAACTTTATACTGGTCTAATCCAAGGGCAAAGGGCCTGCTTAGCAGAGGCCATAACTCTTATAGAATCAACTCACCACAGGAAGAAAGAGCTGGCCCAGGTGCTTCTTCAGAAAGTGTTGGTCTACCACAAAGAACAAGAACAATTAAATAAAGGAAAACCACGGGCATTTCGAGTGG GGTTGTCTGGGCCCCCTGGTGCCGGAAAATCAACCTTTATAGAATATTTCGGAAAGATGCTTACTGAGAGAGGGCACAAATTGTCTGTGCTGGCTGTGGACCCTTCTTCTTGTACCAGTGGTG GATCACTCTTGGGGGATAAAACCCGAATGACTGAGTTATCAAGAGATATGAATGCATACATCAGACCATCTCCTACTAGAGGAACTTTGGGAGGTGTGACAAGGACTACAAATGAAGCTATTCTGTTGTGTGAAGGAGGGGGATATGACATCATTCTTATTGAAACTGTAG GTGTGGGTCAGTCGGAGTTTGCTGTTGCTGATATGGTTGACATGTTTGTTTTACTGCTGCCACCAGCAGGAGGGGATGAATTGCAG GGTATCAAAAGAGGTATAATTGAGATGGCAGATCTGGTAGCTATCACCAAGTCTGACGGAGACTTGGTTGTGCCAGCTCGAAGGATACAAGCAGAGTATGTGAGTGCGCTGAAATTACTCCGCAAGCGTTCAGAAGTCTGGAGACCAAAG GTAGTTCGTATTTCTTCCAGAACTGGAGAGGGGATCGCTGAGATGTGGGATAAAATGAGAGAATTCCGGGACCTGATGCTTGCCAGCGGTGAGCTGACGGCCAGACGACAGAAGCAGCAGAAAATCTGGATGTGGAACCTCATTCAGGAGAGCGTGCTAGAACATTTCAGGACCCACCCCACCGTGCGGGGCCAGATTCCTCTCCTGGAAAGGAAGGTGCTCAGCGgggccctctccccaggcctagCGGCAGACGTGTTGCTGAAAGCTTTTAAAGCAGAGACTAATGAGATGTAG